In one Rattus rattus isolate New Zealand chromosome 16, Rrattus_CSIRO_v1, whole genome shotgun sequence genomic region, the following are encoded:
- the LOC116885206 gene encoding mucin-17-like, producing MGGKRRREGGVTCQVVTFYGNVCYQISALSFAVNCLNGGYWSGAMCVCPNGFSGDRCQNRVPVVDCQNGGTWDGLKCQCTGLFYGPRCEEVMESVEIKPTVSASVEVSVTVTNQEYSNELQDQNSTEFRKFNETFTKQMAIIYAGIPEYEGVIIKNLSKGSIVVDYDVILKAQYTPGFDSTLDNIVSNLETKIKNATTIQVQDANNTCSALLCFNSTATRVETNVTVVSDNLEEMCKKEAGEDFAKYVTLGLKDNRWYCVTPCSSGYSTSKNCSYGKCQLQRSGPRCLCLSTDTHWYSGENCDWGIQKSLVYGLVGAGVAVLLVILVILAVFSIHYRRDAQRQKSRVSEMYRWGEEEGRASPGTFHNIGFEHNEEQENDISLDSVYSNFQPSLSHINPEGKIQIQRPQVVMTSL from the exons atggggggaaaaagaaggagagagggaggggtaacATGTCAAGTTGTAACATTCTATGGAAATGTGTGTTATCAGATCTCTGCTTTGTCTTTTGCAGTGAATTGCCTGAACGGAGGGTACTGGTCAGGTGCGATGTGCGTCTGCCCCAATGGCTTCTCGGGGGATCGCTGTCAGAACAGAGTCCCCGTGGTCGACTGCCAGAACGGAGGCACGTGGGATGGGCTCAAATGTCAGTGTACCGGCCTCTTCTATGGCCCAAGGTGTGAGGAAGTGATGGAGAGTGTAGAGATAA AGCCGACGGTCTCTGCATCCGTGGAAGTGAGCGTGACAGTAACTAATCAAGAATATAGTAATGAGCTACAGGACCAAAACTCCACAGAATTCCGTAAATTCAATGAGACATTCACAAAGCAG ATGGCAATAATTTATGCTGGTATCCCGGAGTATGAAGGAGTTATCATCAAAAATCTGAG CAAAGGCAGTATCGTGGTGGATTATGATGTCATCCTGAAGGCCCAGTACACCCCAGGATTCGACAGCACCTTAGATAACATCGTCAGTAACCTGGAGACAAAAATCAAGAATGCGACAACAATTCAAGTACAAGATGCCAATAATACCTGTTCAG CCTTACTGTGTTTCAACTCGACTGCCACCCGGGTGGAAACCAATGTTACAGTAGTCAGTGACAATCTTGAGG AGATGTGCaagaaggaggctggagaggactTTGCAAAGTATGTCACCCTGGGGCTCAAGGACAATAGGTGGTACTGTGTCACGCCTTGTTCATCAGGCTACAGTACCTCCAAGAACTGCAGCTATGGCAAATGTCAGTTGCAGCGAAGTGGACCCCGGTGCCT CTGCTTGTCCACGGATACTCACTGGTACAGCGGGGAAAACTGCGACTGGGGCATCCAGAAAAGTCTGGTGTATGGGCTCGTGGGAGCCGGGGTGGCAGTGCTGTTGGTGATTCTCGTGATCCTTGCTGTGTTCTCCATCCACTACAGAAGAGATGCACAAAG GCAAAAGTCCAGAGTGTCTGAGATGTACAGGTGGggtgaagaggaaggcagagcatcTCCCGGAACCTTCCACAACATTGGCTTTGAGCACAACGAAG
- the LOC116885203 gene encoding procollagen C-endopeptidase enhancer 1-like, giving the protein MVRGPGEGLTVTVSLLGVYKTGDLDLPSPASGTSLKFYVPCKQMPPMKKGASYLLMGQVEENRGPILPPESFVVLYRPNQDQILSNLSKRKCPSQPRPDA; this is encoded by the exons ATGGTCCGGGGCCCAGGGGAGGGCCTCACTGTCACCGTCAGTCTCCTGGGTGTCTACAAAACCGGAGACCTGGACCTGCCCTCTCCAGCTAGTGGCACCTCTCTGAAGTTCTATGTGCCCTGCAAGCAGATGCCCCCCATGAAGAAAG gaGCCAGTTACCTGCTGATGGGTCAGGTGGAAGAGAACAGAGGCCCCATTCTTCCTCCGGAGAGCTTCGTGGTGCTCTACAGGCCCAACCAGGACCAGATCCTGAGtaacctaagcaagagaaagtGCCCCTCCCAGCCTAGGCCAGATGCCTGA